A section of the Humulus lupulus chromosome 2, drHumLupu1.1, whole genome shotgun sequence genome encodes:
- the LOC133814151 gene encoding ubiquitin receptor RAD23c-like has protein sequence MHQGIPEQVDVPPVAQVPVLAAANSPAIIPPVQASQPAAAPAVVPNANPLDLFSQGLPNVGANAGAGNLDFLRNSQQFQALQAMVQANPQIQQVRLLIKKQNAC, from the exons ATGCATCAGGGAATTCCTGAACAGGTAGATGTTCCACCAGTTGCCCAAGTTCCTGTTCTGGCAGCAGCAAACTCCCCAGCAATCATTCCTCCAGTGCAAGCATCACAACCTGCTGCTGCACCTGCTGTTGTCCCTAATGCAAATCCACTGGATCTCTTCTCACAG GGCCTACCAAATGTGGGTGCAAATGCTGGTGCTGGCAATTTGGATTTTCTTCGAAACAGTCAACAG TTCCAAGCATTGCAAGCTATGGTGCAAGCAAACCCTCAAATTCAGCAGGTTAGGCTTCTCATAAAGAAACAAAATGCCTGTTGA